The following proteins are co-located in the Komagataeibacter sp. FNDCF1 genome:
- a CDS encoding polyprenyl synthetase family protein, translating into MADGSEVALRDLAEYLADDMAACNRAIVERMDSPVALIPQLAAHLVAAGGKRLRPLLTLASARLCGYEPDATHQRHVGLAACVEFIHTATLLHDDVVDESSLRRGMASANAVFGNKASVLVGDFLFARSFQLMTDDGSLKVMNILSSASATIAEGEVLQMSTQNDLSTRIDQYLEVIHGKTAALFAAACRVGAVVAGRDEMVERALESYGTNLGMAFQLVDDALDYAADQAHLGKTVGDDFREGKITLPVLAAYAAGSEEDRAFWQRVIEQSEQQPEDLDHALQLIARTGAIRITLDRATEYAQAACEALSIFPPSRLRQLLQDTASYTVNRLR; encoded by the coding sequence ATGGCAGATGGATCAGAAGTCGCCCTGCGCGATCTGGCGGAATATCTTGCGGATGACATGGCGGCGTGCAATCGCGCCATTGTCGAGCGGATGGACAGCCCGGTTGCGCTCATTCCCCAGCTTGCGGCCCATCTGGTGGCTGCCGGTGGCAAGCGGCTGCGCCCGCTGCTGACACTGGCCTCAGCCCGGCTGTGCGGCTACGAACCCGATGCCACGCACCAGCGCCATGTAGGTCTGGCAGCCTGTGTGGAGTTCATTCACACCGCAACCCTGCTGCATGATGACGTGGTGGATGAAAGTTCCCTGCGCCGCGGCATGGCCAGCGCGAATGCGGTGTTCGGCAACAAGGCATCGGTACTGGTGGGGGACTTCCTGTTCGCCCGCTCGTTCCAGCTCATGACGGATGATGGCTCGCTCAAGGTCATGAATATCCTCTCATCCGCTTCCGCCACCATTGCGGAAGGGGAAGTGCTGCAGATGTCCACGCAGAATGACCTTTCCACGCGCATTGACCAGTATCTGGAAGTGATTCATGGCAAAACTGCGGCGCTTTTTGCGGCAGCCTGCCGTGTAGGTGCGGTGGTGGCCGGACGGGACGAGATGGTGGAACGCGCCCTCGAATCCTATGGCACCAACCTTGGCATGGCCTTCCAACTGGTGGATGACGCGCTGGATTACGCTGCCGACCAGGCCCATCTGGGCAAGACGGTGGGTGATGATTTCCGTGAAGGCAAGATCACCCTGCCGGTGCTTGCAGCCTATGCCGCCGGGTCGGAGGAGGACCGCGCATTCTGGCAGCGCGTGATCGAACAGAGCGAACAGCAGCCCGAGGACCTGGATCACGCCCTGCAACTGATTGCCCGGACCGGTGCCATCCGCATCACGCTCGACCGTGCCACCGAATATGCGCAGGCCGCGTGTGAAGCGCTGTCCATCTTCCCCCCCAGCCGCCTGCGTCAGCTATTGCAGGACACGGCCAGCTATACCGTCAACCGCCTGCGCTAG
- the uvrC gene encoding excinuclease ABC subunit UvrC: protein MTTAISAPPTRPVGVEAIHHALHTMPQSPGVYRMLGAKGDVLYVGKALNLKKRVASYTHVSRLTERLRRMVSETHGMEIVTTHTEAEALLLESNYIKRMQPRYNILLRDDKSYPWIMLTDRHDFPQISKHRGKPVKGASYWGPFASAWSVNQTLNLLQRTFLLRSCSDSEMQGRTRPCLLHQIHRCSAPCTDRISREDYAELAGQARDFLAGRNPHMREQLGHEMEEAAQALEFERAAAIRDRIRGLSALQQDSSVINPSTVMDADIIAIWQIAGQSCIQVFFIRAGRNNGNRAFFPSHARDENAPDVLAAFIGQFYDDKPPPAHVLVNQDLPELAVLTSALTLRRGRKVEIIHPQRGEKRGVIEHAEINAREALERRLAESAGQARLLQGVADLFGLDAPPQRIETYDNSHIQGANAYGVMVVGGPEGFDKRAYRKFSIKGPVTPGDDFAMMREVLERRFRRALKDREEGVRPEDWPDILLIDGGAGQYTAVRGVLDELGVTGVTLVAIAKGPDRDAGREWFHMAGRPPFQLPPRDPVLYYLQRLRDEAHRFAITTHRAGRSKTLVRSELDDIPGVGPARKRALLKHFGSARSVRQAGLGELENAPGINRDMARVIYGYFHPDWTGD from the coding sequence ATGACAACCGCCATTTCAGCCCCTCCCACCCGGCCGGTGGGGGTGGAGGCGATCCATCATGCCCTGCATACCATGCCGCAATCCCCCGGCGTGTACCGCATGCTCGGGGCAAAGGGGGACGTGCTGTATGTGGGCAAGGCGCTGAACCTGAAGAAGCGCGTGGCGTCCTACACCCATGTCAGCCGCCTGACCGAACGGCTGCGGCGCATGGTGTCCGAAACCCATGGCATGGAGATCGTGACCACCCATACCGAGGCCGAGGCCCTGCTGCTGGAGTCCAATTACATCAAGCGCATGCAGCCGCGGTACAACATCCTGCTGCGCGATGACAAAAGCTATCCGTGGATCATGCTGACCGACCGGCACGACTTTCCCCAGATCAGCAAGCACCGGGGCAAGCCGGTGAAGGGGGCAAGCTACTGGGGGCCATTTGCCTCCGCTTGGTCGGTCAACCAGACGCTCAACCTGCTCCAGCGCACCTTCCTGCTGCGGTCGTGTTCCGACAGCGAGATGCAGGGCCGCACGCGCCCATGCCTGCTGCACCAGATCCACCGCTGCTCCGCCCCCTGTACGGACCGCATAAGCCGCGAGGATTACGCCGAACTGGCGGGTCAGGCGCGTGATTTCCTGGCGGGCAGGAACCCGCACATGCGCGAACAGCTGGGCCACGAGATGGAAGAAGCGGCGCAGGCGCTGGAGTTCGAGCGCGCGGCCGCCATCCGTGACCGCATACGCGGGCTTTCGGCGCTGCAGCAGGATTCCAGCGTCATCAACCCGTCGACGGTAATGGATGCGGACATCATTGCCATCTGGCAGATCGCGGGTCAGTCGTGCATTCAGGTGTTCTTTATCCGCGCGGGACGCAACAACGGCAACCGGGCGTTCTTTCCCAGCCACGCGCGTGACGAGAACGCGCCCGATGTACTCGCCGCCTTCATCGGGCAGTTCTATGACGACAAACCACCGCCCGCCCATGTGCTGGTCAATCAGGACCTGCCGGAACTGGCGGTGCTGACATCGGCCCTGACCCTGCGCCGGGGCCGCAAGGTCGAGATCATCCACCCGCAGCGCGGGGAAAAGCGCGGCGTGATCGAACATGCCGAGATCAACGCGCGTGAAGCGCTGGAGCGCAGGCTGGCCGAAAGTGCCGGGCAGGCACGGCTGCTGCAGGGGGTTGCCGACCTGTTCGGGCTGGACGCGCCGCCACAGCGGATCGAGACCTATGACAACAGCCATATCCAGGGGGCCAACGCCTATGGCGTGATGGTGGTGGGCGGGCCGGAAGGGTTTGACAAGCGGGCCTACCGCAAATTCTCCATAAAGGGACCGGTCACGCCGGGCGATGACTTCGCCATGATGCGCGAGGTGCTGGAACGCCGCTTCCGCCGCGCGCTGAAGGACAGGGAAGAGGGCGTGCGCCCGGAGGACTGGCCCGACATCCTGCTGATCGACGGCGGCGCGGGACAGTACACTGCCGTGCGCGGCGTGCTGGATGAACTGGGGGTGACGGGCGTGACGCTGGTCGCCATTGCCAAGGGGCCGGACAGGGATGCGGGGCGCGAATGGTTCCATATGGCTGGGCGGCCGCCCTTCCAGCTGCCGCCGCGCGACCCGGTGCTGTACTACCTTCAGCGCCTGCGTGACGAGGCGCACCGCTTTGCCATCACCACCCATCGCGCCGGCCGTTCCAAAACGCTGGTGCGCTCGGAACTGGATGATATTCCCGGCGTTGGTCCTGCACGCAAACGCGCGCTGCTCAAGCATTTCGGCTCGGCGCGCAGCGTGCGGCAGGCGGGCCTGGGGGAACTGGAAAATGCACCGGGTATCAACCGTGACATGGCGCGCGTCATATACGGATATTTCCATCCCGACTGGACAGGGGACTGA
- a CDS encoding exodeoxyribonuclease III — protein sequence MRIVTWNINSLRLRMPLLARLCAETSPDMVCLQETKVPDALFPHEAVRALGFGHVAYRGMKGYNGVAILSRQPVQVLEDTPDWCQKGDCRHLAVRHGTGDDAIDVHDFYVPAGGDIPDPVENPKFAHKLAFVEEARHWFSARAMRRTVLVGDLNIAPLEHDVWSHRQLLKIVSHTPPETERLLAWQQTGFVDAMRHFVPPEEKLYTWWSYRNRDWRASNRGRRLDHVWITPDLRDALRGMQVLQDARDWEKPSDHVPVIIDIDA from the coding sequence ATGCGTATCGTAACCTGGAATATCAATTCCCTCCGCCTGCGGATGCCCCTGCTCGCCCGGCTCTGCGCGGAAACATCACCCGATATGGTCTGCCTGCAGGAAACCAAGGTGCCTGACGCCCTGTTCCCGCACGAAGCGGTGCGCGCGCTGGGATTCGGACATGTCGCCTACCGGGGCATGAAGGGGTATAACGGTGTTGCCATCCTGTCCCGCCAGCCCGTGCAGGTGCTGGAAGATACGCCGGACTGGTGCCAGAAAGGCGACTGCCGCCATCTGGCCGTGCGCCATGGCACGGGCGATGACGCGATCGACGTGCATGATTTCTACGTACCGGCCGGTGGCGATATTCCCGACCCGGTAGAAAACCCGAAATTTGCCCACAAGCTGGCATTCGTGGAAGAAGCGCGCCACTGGTTTTCCGCCCGTGCCATGCGGCGCACGGTGCTGGTGGGGGACCTGAACATCGCCCCGCTGGAGCACGATGTATGGAGCCACAGGCAGCTCCTGAAGATCGTCAGCCACACACCACCGGAAACCGAACGCCTGCTGGCATGGCAGCAGACCGGCTTTGTCGACGCGATGCGCCACTTCGTCCCCCCGGAGGAGAAGCTGTACACCTGGTGGTCATACCGCAACCGTGACTGGCGCGCGTCAAACCGCGGGCGGCGGCTCGATCATGTCTGGATCACGCCGGACCTGCGGGATGCGCTGCGTGGCATGCAGGTGCTTCAGGATGCGCGGGACTGGGAAAAGCCATCCGACCACGTGCCGGTCATCATCGATATCGACGCCTGA
- the moaD gene encoding molybdopterin converting factor subunit 1, which produces MLRILYFAWLRDRLGRPGETITLPPGVESVDGLIHQLRARGGAYAEIFARPELIRVAVNQSFATNAASIAANDEIAFFPPVTGG; this is translated from the coding sequence ATGCTGCGCATTCTCTATTTTGCATGGCTGCGGGACCGGCTTGGCCGCCCCGGTGAGACGATCACCCTGCCGCCGGGTGTGGAGTCAGTGGATGGCCTGATCCATCAGCTGCGCGCCCGTGGCGGCGCGTATGCGGAAATCTTTGCAAGGCCCGAACTGATCCGTGTTGCCGTGAACCAGAGTTTCGCCACAAACGCGGCCTCCATTGCCGCCAATGATGAGATCGCCTTCTTCCCCCCCGTTACGGGAGGCTGA
- a CDS encoding molybdenum cofactor biosynthesis protein MoaE, producing MPRVTIRVQAEAFDSTHETAQLLADGEAVGGVGAFTGFVRGGNGLVALELEHYPGMTETMMRQIAESACARFGLAGCTVIHRVGRLEVGMPIVLVLCAAAHRAAALEATAFMMDWLKTHAPFWKREEFADGSTAWVEPRACDDAATTRWGTLGA from the coding sequence ATGCCCCGCGTTACGATCCGCGTGCAGGCGGAAGCGTTCGATTCCACCCATGAGACCGCGCAGCTGCTGGCGGACGGGGAAGCCGTGGGGGGCGTTGGCGCGTTTACCGGTTTTGTCCGTGGTGGGAATGGCCTGGTGGCGCTGGAACTGGAGCACTATCCCGGCATGACCGAGACCATGATGCGCCAGATTGCCGAATCCGCCTGCGCGCGATTCGGGCTTGCGGGCTGCACCGTCATCCACCGCGTGGGCCGGCTGGAGGTGGGCATGCCGATCGTGCTGGTACTGTGCGCCGCAGCCCACCGCGCGGCGGCGCTGGAGGCGACGGCGTTCATGATGGACTGGCTCAAGACCCACGCACCATTCTGGAAACGCGAGGAATTTGCCGATGGAAGCACGGCCTGGGTCGAGCCGCGTGCCTGTGATGATGCGGCCACCACGCGCTGGGGCACGCTGGGGGCATAA
- the pgsA gene encoding CDP-diacylglycerol--glycerol-3-phosphate 3-phosphatidyltransferase produces MLTDLPNLLTLSRIVVVPLVVGLVVLHTAQTDCAACVLFILAGITDYLDGKLARAWNQNSDLGRMLDPIADKLLVGASLMVMAGLGRLPYGCLYPAIIILSREILVSGLREYLAATRVGLPVTRLAKWKTGFQMTAIGFLLAGDSTAHLLHIGWLPVDALGAIMMWIAAILTLITGWDYLSTGLRHVSGNHSGATKLSP; encoded by the coding sequence ATGCTTACCGACCTGCCCAATCTCCTGACCCTGTCCCGCATTGTCGTGGTTCCCCTTGTCGTCGGCCTGGTTGTCCTTCACACCGCCCAGACTGACTGCGCCGCCTGCGTCCTGTTCATCCTGGCCGGGATTACCGACTATCTGGATGGCAAGCTGGCGCGTGCGTGGAACCAGAATTCCGATCTGGGCCGCATGCTCGACCCGATTGCGGACAAGCTGCTGGTGGGCGCGTCGCTCATGGTCATGGCGGGGCTGGGGCGGCTGCCGTATGGCTGCCTGTATCCGGCGATCATCATCCTGTCGCGTGAGATCCTGGTCAGCGGCCTGCGCGAGTACCTGGCCGCGACCCGGGTGGGGCTGCCGGTGACCAGACTCGCCAAATGGAAAACCGGATTCCAGATGACCGCCATCGGCTTCCTGCTGGCGGGCGACAGCACGGCGCATCTGCTGCATATCGGCTGGCTGCCGGTTGATGCGCTGGGTGCCATCATGATGTGGATTGCCGCCATCCTGACCCTGATTACCGGGTGGGATTACCTGTCCACCGGGCTGCGGCATGTCAGTGGCAATCACTCCGGCGCGACAAAATTATCGCCCTGA
- a CDS encoding orotate phosphoribosyltransferase — MHDATGNGAGLSTGSTAWDRDAALMTARLLLEIKAVNFRPDDPYTLTSGWKSPVYIDCRRIIFFPRARQKIMELAVEKIGRHVGYESIDAVVGGETAGIPFAAWIADRMMAPMAYVRKKPKGFGRNAQIEGDVPEGMRTLLVEDLTTDGSSKVQFANALRNAGAIVDHTFVVFFYGVFPGAYRTLADMNISLHALCTWWDVLEACAGKPYFAEKDAAEVRRFLEDPCAWSARHGGVGSAEEALALKAKRDAGA; from the coding sequence ATGCACGACGCCACGGGGAACGGGGCTGGACTTTCAACAGGGTCAACGGCGTGGGACCGTGATGCCGCGCTGATGACGGCGCGCCTGCTGCTGGAAATAAAGGCTGTCAATTTCCGCCCCGATGATCCCTATACCCTGACATCAGGCTGGAAATCCCCGGTTTATATCGACTGCCGCCGCATCATCTTCTTCCCGCGCGCGCGGCAGAAGATCATGGAACTGGCGGTGGAAAAGATCGGCCGCCATGTCGGTTACGAAAGCATCGACGCGGTTGTGGGGGGCGAGACGGCGGGCATTCCCTTCGCCGCCTGGATTGCCGACCGCATGATGGCGCCCATGGCCTATGTGCGCAAGAAGCCCAAGGGTTTCGGCCGCAACGCACAGATCGAAGGTGATGTGCCCGAAGGCATGCGCACCCTGCTGGTGGAAGACCTGACCACGGATGGGTCATCCAAGGTACAGTTCGCCAATGCCCTGCGCAATGCCGGTGCGATCGTAGATCACACATTCGTTGTGTTTTTCTATGGCGTATTCCCCGGTGCCTACCGCACGCTGGCCGACATGAACATAAGCCTGCATGCGCTCTGCACATGGTGGGACGTGCTGGAGGCCTGTGCCGGCAAGCCCTACTTTGCAGAAAAAGATGCTGCCGAGGTCCGACGTTTCCTTGAAGACCCCTGCGCATGGTCGGCAAGGCATGGCGGCGTGGGCAGTGCGGAGGAAGCGCTTGCCCTCAAGGCAAAGCGTGATGCCGGAGCCTGA
- a CDS encoding glutamate racemase has protein sequence MARILAFDSGIGGLGIVAQLRTLLPGVPIDYLADTAVFPYGEQPDILLRQRIVTLLGQAIARLRPSVVVVACNTASTLALDSLRATYAVPFIGCVPPIKWAADRTRTGTIGLLATRATVRRPYLLDLHARFAPHCTLLAHGARGLADMAEQAFRGLPPDHAKLRAELHGLFGQEGGENIDVVGIGCTHYTFLLDAMREVGPTGVTWLDPAPAVARQTARVLAECAAPGATVAPVEGEQVSFTAMPADLPALLPGLARLGYGPDAPSLFQEDEALPHIP, from the coding sequence ATGGCGCGGATCCTTGCATTCGATTCCGGTATTGGCGGGCTGGGGATTGTAGCCCAGCTCCGCACGCTGCTACCGGGCGTCCCGATCGATTACCTGGCCGATACTGCCGTTTTTCCCTATGGCGAACAGCCCGATATCCTGCTCAGGCAGCGGATTGTCACCCTGTTGGGCCAGGCCATTGCCCGCCTGCGCCCCAGCGTGGTGGTGGTTGCCTGCAATACCGCCAGCACCCTGGCGCTGGATAGCCTGCGCGCGACTTACGCCGTGCCTTTTATCGGCTGCGTGCCGCCCATAAAATGGGCGGCGGACCGCACCCGTACCGGCACCATCGGGCTGCTGGCCACCCGCGCCACGGTACGCAGGCCCTATCTGCTGGACCTGCATGCCCGCTTTGCCCCCCACTGCACCCTGCTGGCCCACGGCGCGCGTGGTCTGGCCGATATGGCGGAACAGGCCTTTCGCGGCCTGCCGCCGGACCACGCAAAACTCAGGGCCGAACTTCACGGGCTGTTCGGGCAGGAAGGGGGAGAAAATATTGACGTGGTCGGCATTGGTTGCACGCACTACACCTTCCTGCTCGACGCCATGCGTGAAGTCGGCCCGACGGGCGTAACATGGCTGGACCCGGCTCCTGCCGTGGCGCGCCAGACCGCACGTGTGCTGGCGGAATGTGCAGCCCCCGGCGCAACGGTGGCCCCCGTGGAGGGGGAGCAGGTCAGCTTCACGGCCATGCCGGCTGACCTCCCTGCCCTGCTGCCCGGCCTTGCAAGGCTGGGTTACGGACCGGATGCGCCATCCCTGTTTCAGGAAGATGAGGCCCTGCCGCATATCCCATGA
- a CDS encoding tRNA1(Val) (adenine(37)-N6)-methyltransferase: MDPVTTGTLLGGKVIYRQFPTGNRTGLEPVLMAAFVPARPGQVVAEGGCGAGAGLLCLANRVPGLTGIGLEHDSATASLAAHNFQLNGRDGLRVRQTTLPALPDDPLLSGPGLRRIDHAFANPPWHGHDSSASPHTQRDLARRPPTGQLPGWVRVMAAQLRHHGTLTLALPASLLGAGVSAMETARLGGIRIFPFWPRPGHAARIVLVQGRANSRAGSQMLPGLVLHEAGGGFTPAARAVLEGGAPLAG, from the coding sequence ATGGACCCGGTCACAACCGGCACTTTGCTGGGCGGAAAGGTAATCTATCGCCAGTTTCCGACCGGAAACCGGACCGGACTGGAGCCGGTTCTGATGGCTGCTTTTGTGCCTGCGCGCCCCGGACAGGTGGTTGCCGAAGGCGGATGCGGCGCGGGCGCGGGGCTTCTCTGCCTTGCGAATCGGGTGCCGGGACTGACCGGAATCGGACTGGAACATGACAGTGCCACCGCCAGCCTTGCCGCCCATAATTTCCAGCTTAATGGACGTGACGGGCTGCGGGTGCGCCAGACCACCCTGCCTGCCCTGCCCGATGACCCGCTGCTGTCCGGCCCCGGCCTGCGGCGCATCGACCATGCCTTTGCCAACCCGCCATGGCATGGGCACGATTCCTCGGCGTCGCCCCATACACAGCGTGACCTTGCCCGGCGCCCGCCCACGGGGCAGCTGCCGGGCTGGGTGCGCGTGATGGCGGCCCAACTGCGCCATCATGGTACGCTGACCCTTGCCCTGCCCGCCAGCCTGCTGGGCGCGGGCGTGAGCGCAATGGAAACGGCACGCCTGGGCGGCATACGGATTTTTCCGTTCTGGCCACGCCCTGGTCACGCAGCACGCATCGTACTGGTGCAGGGGCGTGCCAATTCACGCGCGGGCAGCCAGATGCTGCCCGGACTGGTGCTGCATGAAGCAGGTGGCGGCTTTACCCCCGCCGCGCGCGCGGTACTGGAGGGTGGCGCACCGCTGGCGGGCTGA
- a CDS encoding ribonucleoside-diphosphate reductase subunit alpha: MVLDDVSGGMVDGSASGDGIVQGKDSATMPEMSDMLDNVVQLPGHHPVRVDHARDALLTAFGKATLDNRYLLPGESYQDLFGRVASYYGANPAHAQRLYDYISRHWFMPATPVLSNGGTTRGLPISCFLNEANDSLRGIVDLWNENVWLASKGGGIGSYWGNLRSIGENVGRNGKTSGVIPFIRVMDSLTLAISQGSLRRGSAAVYLPVWHPEIEEFIELRRPTGGDPNRKALNLHHGVLVPDAFMRAVADDDEWALLSPKDNTVIRKISARALWIRILTARMEQGEPYIIFSDHVNNARPEHHKLAGLEVKTSNLCAEITLPTGMDQHGRERTAVCCLSSLNLETWDEWKDNPQFIEDVMLFLDNVLQDFIDRAPDDMERARYAAMRERSVGLGVMGFHSFLQANNVPFESVVAKSWNRKIFRHIRTQADAASRKLAEERGPCPDAADYGVMERFSNKMAIAPTASISIIAGNASPGIEPIAANVFLQKTLSGSFTVRNRHLDRLLTERGQNTGEVWSSITLNKGSVQHLDFLTQQEKDVFKTAFELDQRWVIEHAADRAPFICQAQSINIFLPANVHKRDLHQIHYMAWKRGVKSLYYCRSLSIQRADAVSDGQEKRDMTHKEGSSPAEGAGPATTTDYEECLACQ; encoded by the coding sequence ATGGTCCTGGACGATGTATCCGGCGGCATGGTCGATGGTTCAGCCAGCGGGGATGGAATCGTTCAGGGAAAGGACAGTGCCACGATGCCTGAAATGTCTGACATGCTGGACAATGTGGTCCAGCTGCCCGGCCATCACCCCGTGCGGGTGGACCATGCCCGTGATGCGCTGCTGACGGCGTTTGGCAAGGCCACGCTGGATAACCGCTATCTGCTGCCCGGTGAAAGCTACCAGGACCTGTTCGGTCGCGTGGCGTCCTACTACGGGGCGAATCCCGCCCATGCGCAGCGCCTGTATGACTATATCTCGCGCCACTGGTTCATGCCCGCAACGCCCGTCCTGTCCAATGGCGGCACGACGCGCGGCCTGCCCATCTCATGCTTCCTGAACGAGGCGAATGACAGCCTGCGCGGCATCGTGGACCTGTGGAACGAGAATGTCTGGCTGGCGTCCAAGGGCGGTGGCATCGGCTCGTACTGGGGCAACCTGCGCTCGATTGGCGAGAATGTGGGCCGTAACGGCAAGACGTCCGGCGTCATTCCGTTCATCCGCGTGATGGACAGCCTGACGCTGGCCATCAGCCAGGGCTCGCTGCGCCGCGGGTCGGCTGCGGTGTACCTGCCGGTCTGGCATCCCGAGATCGAGGAATTCATCGAACTGCGCCGCCCCACGGGTGGTGACCCCAACCGCAAGGCGCTCAACCTGCATCATGGCGTGCTGGTGCCCGACGCCTTCATGCGCGCGGTGGCGGATGATGACGAATGGGCGCTGCTTTCCCCCAAGGACAACACGGTCATCCGCAAGATCTCGGCGCGCGCGCTGTGGATCCGCATCCTGACCGCGCGCATGGAGCAGGGGGAGCCGTACATCATCTTCTCCGACCATGTGAACAATGCCCGTCCCGAGCACCACAAGCTGGCGGGGCTGGAAGTCAAGACCTCCAACCTGTGTGCGGAAATCACGCTGCCCACCGGCATGGACCAGCATGGCCGCGAGCGCACGGCGGTGTGCTGCCTGTCCTCCCTCAACCTGGAGACGTGGGACGAGTGGAAGGATAACCCGCAGTTCATCGAGGACGTGATGCTGTTCCTCGACAATGTGCTGCAGGACTTCATCGACCGCGCGCCGGACGACATGGAGCGCGCCCGCTACGCCGCCATGCGCGAGCGTTCGGTCGGCCTGGGGGTGATGGGGTTCCACTCCTTCCTGCAGGCCAACAATGTTCCGTTTGAAAGTGTTGTGGCCAAAAGCTGGAACCGCAAGATTTTCAGGCACATCCGCACGCAGGCCGACGCGGCATCCCGCAAGCTGGCCGAAGAGCGCGGGCCATGCCCGGATGCCGCGGATTATGGCGTGATGGAGCGATTCTCCAACAAGATGGCGATCGCGCCCACGGCGTCGATCTCGATCATCGCGGGCAATGCCAGCCCCGGCATCGAGCCGATTGCCGCCAATGTGTTCCTGCAGAAGACACTGTCCGGCTCGTTCACCGTGCGTAACCGCCATCTTGACCGCCTGCTGACCGAACGCGGCCAGAACACGGGCGAGGTCTGGTCCTCCATCACGCTGAACAAGGGCAGCGTCCAGCATCTGGATTTCCTGACCCAGCAGGAAAAGGACGTGTTCAAGACCGCATTCGAACTGGACCAGCGCTGGGTGATCGAACATGCGGCCGATCGCGCGCCCTTCATCTGCCAGGCACAGTCGATCAACATCTTCCTGCCCGCTAACGTGCACAAGCGTGACCTGCACCAGATCCATTACATGGCGTGGAAGCGGGGCGTGAAGTCACTGTATTACTGCCGCTCGCTGTCCATCCAGCGTGCCGATGCGGTCAGTGACGGGCAGGAAAAGCGCGACATGACGCACAAAGAGGGGAGCAGTCCGGCTGAAGGGGCGGGGCCTGCCACCACCACGGATTATGAGGAATGCCTGGCCTGCCAGTAA
- a CDS encoding ribonucleotide-diphosphate reductase subunit beta, translated as MTDTAPVADAPVEQSLLTANPVYKPFRYPWAYDAWLTQQRVHWLPEEVPLADDVKDWHRTLSESERHLVTQIFRFFTQSDVEVNNCYMKHYSQVFKPTEVLMMLSAFSNIETIHIAAYSHLLDTIGMPETEYSAFLKYKEMKDKYDYMQQFSVSDNYQIARTLAAFGAFTEGLQLFASFAILLNFPRHNKLKGMGQIVSWSVRDESLHCDSMARLFRVFVQENPEIWTDTLRDDIRQICRDIVDHEDAFIDLSFEMGAVEGLDAGQVKRYIRFVANRRLGQLGLDGIYDIATNPLPWVDEMVNAVEHANFFENRATEYSRASTTGTWDEAFGD; from the coding sequence ATGACCGATACAGCCCCCGTCGCAGATGCCCCCGTGGAACAGAGCCTGCTGACGGCCAACCCCGTCTACAAGCCGTTCCGCTATCCGTGGGCCTATGATGCATGGCTGACCCAGCAGCGCGTCCACTGGCTGCCCGAGGAAGTGCCGCTGGCCGATGACGTGAAGGACTGGCACCGCACCCTGAGCGAGAGCGAGCGGCATCTGGTGACCCAGATCTTCCGCTTCTTCACGCAGTCGGATGTGGAGGTGAACAACTGCTACATGAAGCACTACAGCCAGGTGTTCAAACCGACTGAAGTGCTGATGATGCTCTCGGCGTTTTCCAACATCGAGACCATCCACATCGCTGCCTACAGTCATCTGCTCGATACCATCGGCATGCCCGAGACCGAGTATTCCGCTTTCCTTAAATATAAGGAAATGAAGGATAAATATGACTACATGCAGCAGTTCTCGGTCAGTGATAACTACCAGATCGCCCGCACGCTGGCAGCCTTTGGCGCATTTACCGAAGGGCTGCAGCTTTTTGCCTCGTTTGCCATCCTGCTGAACTTCCCCCGCCACAACAAGCTCAAGGGCATGGGGCAGATCGTGTCGTGGTCGGTGCGTGACGAATCGCTGCACTGTGATTCGATGGCCCGGCTGTTCCGGGTGTTCGTGCAGGAAAACCCGGAAATCTGGACCGATACCCTGCGTGATGACATCCGCCAGATCTGTCGTGACATCGTCGATCACGAGGATGCGTTCATCGACCTGTCCTTCGAGATGGGGGCGGTGGAAGGCCTGGATGCCGGACAGGTCAAGCGCTACATCCGCTTCGTGGCCAACCGCCGCCTAGGCCAGCTGGGGCTGGATGGAATCTATGACATCGCCACCAACCCGCTGCCGTGGGTGGACGAGATGGTCAACGCGGTCGAACACGCCAATTTCTTTGAAAACCGGGCAACCGAATACAGCCGCGCTTCCACCACGGGCACGTGGGATGAAGCCTTCGGCGACTGA